A single region of the Arcobacter sp. F155 genome encodes:
- a CDS encoding OadG family protein: METNLIAEAVKFMALGMGIVFIFLIVMIYALKLQAKIIGKYFPEKSTPVPTKPTRTTGAEKSNETAKIAAVVAAVQHHKNLKG, from the coding sequence ATGGAAACAAACTTAATTGCGGAAGCAGTAAAGTTTATGGCATTAGGTATGGGAATAGTGTTTATATTCCTAATAGTAATGATCTATGCTTTAAAACTGCAAGCAAAAATAATAGGGAAGTATTTTCCAGAGAAAAGTACGCCAGTACCTACAAAGCCTACAAGAACTACAGGGGCTGAAAAATCGAACGAAACTGCAAAGATAGCGGCTGTAGTAGCAGCTGTTCAACATCATAAAAATCTAAAAGGTTAA